A window from Drosophila yakuba strain Tai18E2 chromosome 3L, Prin_Dyak_Tai18E2_2.1, whole genome shotgun sequence encodes these proteins:
- the LOC6533068 gene encoding LOW QUALITY PROTEIN: nascent polypeptide-associated complex subunit alpha, muscle-specific form (The sequence of the model RefSeq protein was modified relative to this genomic sequence to represent the inferred CDS: substituted 2 bases at 2 genomic stop codons): MARAALCMAVACIFLQCVYSAKFDDQNRRLILDIDDQKTTNRQYYSSNIDTNAYRYGYDVGKTGNFHHETRGPDGVTYGCYGLIDPYHLLRATHYVADAHGYRTVEPEMPVETFPPHLYSETNGGPSEPGIVLQWEELYFPIGCGKFANGAQHGVPFFLEDFKNKGGSNDAIPSFSANTIVIKGSDQKSLPIHKPTGPLVPQGTGIFGTDKGHSDLSHPGDQAPSFHSVNTLLPGSNNDGQYVPDNNPYVHVIGPNGGNGGNGGSGSGGGFGGNGGFGGVGGFGLNGPGGPNGPKGPKGPPGPPGPPGGLGPVGAGGGASGKPVYKDGDRTGLGAGSGIGSGDRISTGNGGGVGAGDRYTTGNGGGVGAGDRYTTGNGGAAGSGDRYTTGNGGAVGTGSGFGIGAGGQYRPDNEGTYTSTYTHTETGFPGAIPYTPDNGKYNGNSGRYNGINDGRYYHDDSGKYVHVEGPTGPPAPPYVHVVGPEGGFGGNGGKGDGGGVGPGGPGGPKGPGGPKGPNGPNGPPGPPGPPGPPGPPGPKGPTKPGPFGPPGPPGPPGPTRPGPKGPPGPPGKPTYSLFLNNRCXKKSVXIAGPSPNDPRYSDKETPGYLPPNQRGKITKPPPSYSQVIEIEPPKTVYKPNYEQNNDYAIKKPSVTTKPPLTYIPPSSPNTPKPYVPAPVPAPVPAPVPVPAPRPPSQKITTTIVQPKVPVATIEKDKPHKSVPTPPVTTGNIENHTYLPPPPPTPKYVTQTKTPTPIPVRTPAPIPIHYEPSTPRPFEKVVTQPPQIQYHTPQLPPVVVPKQPVTVPYKPVTRPPTVYVEPKVTPRPSPPLHVPSISDQSCVCNADKTHSSKSTLTSTTTTTTTNSYPNPASVDFNKQFSGFNGQANFGSIINAMSLTQLPVIPQAPGQPAFYPPDKIPKGAVIALMPVVILPQEYYSNCEENSINQHTNIDSFPLGVQPGVSFSLHSVLTGSAPKDQCMCPCSCTQNLPSKLHKKREASDAEAPLEVKAAEPVAAASEEVKTLAEPVPAASEEVKVQAEPVPAAAEEVKVLAEPVPAASEVSKAEVQPAAAASVEDKAQVVEPKPAASEEVKVQAEPVAAASEEVKVKAEPEAEKVLAEPKPETKATSETN; this comes from the exons ATGGCGCGTGCAGCTTTGTGCATG GCCGTCGCTTGCATCTTTTTGCAATGCGTGTACTCTGCCAAGTTCGATGATCAGAACCGTCGTCTGATTCTCGACATTGACGATCAAAAGACAACGAACCGTCAGTACTATTCGTCAAACATTGACACAA ATGCCTATCGCTATGGCTACGATGTCGGCAAGACCGGCAACTTCCATCACGAGACCCGTGGTCCCGATGGAGTCACCTACGGCTGCTACGGCCTGATCGACCCCTACCACCTCCTCCGGGCAACACACTACGTGGCCGATGCCCACGGCTACCGCACCGTGGAGCCGGAGATGCCAGTGGAGACCTTCCCGCCACATCTGTACAGCGAGACCAACGGCGGTCCATCGGAGCCCGGCATTGTCCTCCAATGGGAGGAGCTGTACTTCCCCATCGGCTGTGGAAAGTTTGCGAATGGCGCCCAGCACGGCGTTCCATTCTTCCTAGAAGAT TTTAAGAACAAGGGCGGTAGCAACGATGCGATACCATCGTTCTCGGCCAACACAATTGTGATCAAGGGCTCCGACCAGAAGAGTCTGCCCATCCACAAGCCCACGGGTCCACTGGTGCCGCAGGGCACGGGGATCTTTGGCACGGACAAGGGTCATTCGGATCTCAGCCATCCCGGGGATCAGGCGCCGTCCTTCCATTCGGTGAACACCCTGCTACCGGGCAGCAATA ATGATGGCCAGTACGTGCCGGATAATAATCCCTATGTGCATGTGATTGGACCCAATGGCGGTAATGGAGGCAATGGAGGCAGCGGCTCTGGCGGCGGTTTCGGTGGAAACGGAGGATTTGGAGGCGTTGGCGGTTTCGGACTCAATGGACCGGGTGGTCCGAATGGCCCAAAGGGACCCAAGGGTCCGCCGGGACCACCGGGACCACCTGGCGGCTTGGGTCCGGTCGGCGCGGGAGGAGGAGCCTCAGGAAAACCGGTCTATAAGGATGGCGATCGCACTGGCCTGGGCGCCGGTTCCGGAATCGGTTCTGGTGATCGCATTAGCACCGGAAACGGCGGCGGTGTCGGTGCTGGCGACCGTTACACCACCGGAAACGGTGGCGGTGTCGGTGCTGGTGACCGTTACACCACCGGAAACGGTGGTGCTGCCGGTTCCGGCGATCGCTATACCACCGGAAACGGTGGCGCCGTTGGCACTGGCAGCGGTTTCGGAATCGGAGCCGGTGGCCAGTATCGCCCGGATAATGAGGGAACCTACACGAGCACCTACACGCACACAGAGACCGGTTTTCCTGGGGCCATTCCATACACTCCAG ATAACGGTAAATATAATGGCAACAGCGGACGCTATAACG GTATTAACGATGGTCGCTATTATCACGATGATTCGGGCAAATATGTTCACGTTGAAGGCCCCACTGGACCACCAGCACCCCCATATGTCCACGTGGTTGGACCCGAAGGCGGATTCGGCGGCAATGGCGGCAAGGGAGACGGCGGCGGCGTAGGCCCCGGCGGCCCAGGAGGACCTAAAGGACCTGGCG GCCCCAAGGGACCCAACGGACCCAATGGACCACCCGGCCCACCTGGACCACCCGGACCACCTG GACCACCCGGACCCAAGGGACCCACTAAGCCCGGCCCATTCGGACCTCCGGGACCACCCGGACCTCCTGGACCCACTAGGCCCGGACCTAAGGGACCACCCGGCCCACCTGGTAAGCCAACTTACTCACTTTTTTTGAATAACAGATGTTAGAAGAAATCCGTTTGAATTGCAGGACCTTCTCCCAACGATCCCCGGTACTCGGACAAGGAAACGCCCGGCTATCTGCCACCAAACCAACGGGGTAAAATCACGAAACCACCTCCATCCTACTCACAAGTCATTGAAATTGAACCACCAAAAACAGTCTATAAGCCGAATTACGAACAAAATAATGATTATGCTATTAAGAAACCATCCGTAACGACAAAGCCACCACTAACATATATTCCTCCTTCTTCTCCCAACACTCCAAAACCCTATGTACCCGCTCCCGTTCCCGCTCCCGTTCCCgctcccgttcccgttcccgctCCTCGACCGCCGTCCCAAAAAATAACCACGACGATCGTACAACCAAAGGTTCCCGTCGCCACTATTGAGAAGGATAAGCCACATAAGAGCGTTCCCACACCGCCAGTGACAACGGGTAATATTGAAAACCACACCTActtgccaccaccaccaccgactCCCAAATACGTGACCCAGACCAAGACTCCGACTCCCATACCGGTTCGCACTCCGGCCCCGATTCCCATCCATTACGAACCCTCGACTCCAAGACCCTTCGAAAAGGTGGTGACCCAACCGCCGCAGATCCAATACCATACACCACAGCTGCCACCCGTGGTGGTGCCCAAACAACCAGTGACTGTTCCGTACAAACCCGTGACTCGACCACCAACCGTTTACGTTGAACCGAAAGTAACGCCACGTCCCTCTCCCCCATTGCATGTGCCATCGATCAGCGATCAGTCCTGTGTTTGTAACGCCGATAAGACGCACTCATCGAAAAGCACCCTTACCTcaaccactaccaccaccaccacgaaCTCCTATCCCAATCCCGCCTCCGTTGactttaataaacaattttccGGCTTCAATGGACAAGCAAACTTCGGCAGCATAATAAACGCCATGTCACTCACCCAATTGCCGGTGATACCACAGGCCCCCGGACAGCCGGCCTTCTATCCGCCGGATAAGATTCCCAAGGGAGCCGTTATCGCCCTAATGCCAGTGGTCATCCTGCCGCAAGAGTACTACTCCAACTGTGAGGAGAACTCGATTAACCAACACACGAACATCGATTCCTTCCCGCTGGGCGTTCAGCCTGGCGTATCCTTCAGCCTTCACTCGGTGCTGACGGGTTCGGCGCCCAAGGATCAGTGCATGTGCCCCTGCTCATGCACCCAGAATCTGCCGTCCAAACTGCACAAGAAACGCGAAGCCAGCGATGCTGAGGCTCCGCTGGAGGTCAAGGCTGCGGAACCCGTTGCCGCCGCCTCTGAAGAGGTGAAAACCCTG GCCGAACCCGTTCCAGCCGCCTCCGAAGAGGTGAAAGTCCAGGCCGAACCCGTGCCAGCCGCCGCCGAAGAGGTGAAGGTCCTGGCCGAACCCGTGCCAGCCGCCTCCGAAGTGTCCAAGGCTGAGGTTCAGCCAGCAGCCGCCGCCTCCGTGGAGGATAAAGCCCAAGTGGTGGAGCCCAAGCCCGCAGCATCCGAAGAGGTGAAGGTACAGGCTGAACCCGTTGCAGCAGCCAGCGAggaagtgaaagtgaaagcTGAACCCGAAGCAGAGAAAGTCCTGGCTGAACCCAAACCCGAAACCAAGGCGACTAGCGAGACGAACTGA